A genome region from Microbacterium profundi includes the following:
- a CDS encoding DUF1918 domain-containing protein yields MAMQAKPGDRLIVEGRTDTAHRREGEILEVHGEDGSPPFMVRWDDGHEGTVYPGPDAHVVDR; encoded by the coding sequence ATGGCGATGCAGGCGAAACCCGGTGACCGGTTGATCGTCGAAGGGCGCACCGATACGGCTCACAGGCGCGAAGGGGAGATCCTCGAGGTCCATGGCGAGGACGGATCCCCGCCCTTTATGGTGCGGTGGGACGATGGGCACGAGGGCACGGTCTATCCCGGACCCGATGCCCACGTCGTGGATCGTTGA
- a CDS encoding COG4315 family predicted lipoprotein — translation MFRKIGRAAAMAALLTLALSGCAGGTSDPAAPPSDPGDGYGMTAEGAQLMVADHELGEIVVDAEGMTVYMFDSDTQGAGESTCEGQCATNWPAVTTDGDPVAGDGVTGELGTITGVDGATQVTLNGWPLYYFAGDSAAGDVAGQGVNDVWWVLSPAGERMAQ, via the coding sequence ATGTTCAGGAAGATCGGCAGGGCCGCTGCGATGGCCGCTCTGCTCACGCTGGCTTTGTCTGGCTGCGCAGGCGGCACGTCCGACCCGGCGGCCCCGCCATCGGACCCGGGCGACGGATACGGCATGACCGCCGAGGGCGCTCAGCTCATGGTCGCCGACCACGAGCTCGGTGAGATCGTGGTCGACGCCGAGGGGATGACCGTCTACATGTTCGACAGCGACACGCAAGGTGCAGGGGAGAGCACCTGTGAGGGGCAGTGCGCGACGAACTGGCCGGCGGTGACCACAGACGGCGACCCGGTGGCAGGTGATGGGGTGACCGGCGAACTCGGTACGATCACCGGCGTCGACGGTGCCACCCAGGTCACGCTCAACGGATGGCCTTTGTACTACTTCGCAGGTGATTCGGCTGCGGGAGATGTCGCAGGCCAGGGAGTCAACGACGTGTGGTGGGTGCTGTCACCGGCGGGCGAGCGCATGGCGCAGTGA
- a CDS encoding sigma-70 family RNA polymerase sigma factor: MALDEAERLTALYDAHAGPVWRYVVHLTGDRSGADDIVQETLLRAWRSPRILEQETSTTRSWMFTVARHLVIDDVRSARKRHEFPAPDAPERVVDDATDALFEAILIEDALATLTHDHREVIVRAYFGRCTVAEIAAELDVPEGTVKSRLHYGIRSLRLALQEKGVTR, encoded by the coding sequence ATGGCACTCGATGAGGCCGAACGGCTCACCGCGCTTTACGACGCGCATGCGGGGCCGGTGTGGCGTTACGTGGTGCACCTCACGGGCGATCGCAGCGGAGCCGACGACATCGTTCAGGAGACGCTGCTGCGCGCCTGGCGCAGCCCGCGCATCCTCGAACAGGAGACGTCGACGACGCGGTCGTGGATGTTCACTGTGGCGCGGCACCTCGTGATCGACGACGTGCGAAGTGCGCGCAAACGCCATGAGTTCCCTGCTCCGGACGCGCCTGAGCGCGTGGTGGATGACGCCACTGACGCGCTGTTCGAGGCGATCCTCATCGAGGATGCGCTGGCCACACTGACGCATGATCACCGAGAGGTCATCGTGCGCGCGTATTTCGGCCGGTGCACGGTCGCCGAGATCGCGGCAGAACTCGACGTTCCGGAGGGAACGGTGAAGTCACGCCTGCACTACGGCATCCGGTCGCTGCGACTCGCGCTGCAGGAGAAGGGGGTGACGCGATGA
- a CDS encoding DUF2231 domain-containing protein, whose product MAEALEIGGLPLHPLIVHLVVVLTPLTALALVLSVFWPAARRRLGIVTPLAAIVVLILVPITVAAGESLKEVVGPLPAVERHESFGRMLLPWAIALFVVAAAHWAWYRFGRRGVIETRPSLARVITVVLGVLATGVSVGVTVMIVLIGESGAQAVWG is encoded by the coding sequence ATGGCCGAAGCCCTTGAGATCGGCGGTCTTCCCCTGCACCCGCTCATCGTCCACCTGGTCGTGGTCCTGACACCCCTCACTGCGCTCGCGCTGGTGCTAAGCGTGTTCTGGCCCGCTGCACGACGACGGCTCGGCATCGTCACGCCGCTCGCCGCAATCGTCGTGCTGATCCTCGTGCCGATCACCGTCGCCGCCGGTGAGAGCCTGAAGGAGGTGGTGGGCCCACTACCCGCCGTCGAGCGTCATGAATCGTTCGGACGGATGCTGCTGCCCTGGGCGATCGCCCTCTTCGTGGTGGCCGCAGCCCACTGGGCCTGGTATCGGTTCGGCCGCCGGGGAGTCATAGAGACGCGGCCCTCGCTGGCTCGTGTCATCACTGTCGTGCTCGGCGTTCTCGCGACGGGCGTGAGCGTCGGAGTGACCGTCATGATCGTGCTGATCGGTGAGTCGGGCGCCCAGGCGGTGTGGGGGTGA
- a CDS encoding IS3 family transposase (programmed frameshift) — translation MSLSSPVAVVAADDGVVSAPSIPDGPTRRRSFSPGQKLQYLSEYEVACETGEGAGYLRRHGLYSSLISEWRKQRDAGLLEGKNPGEAVGRPSAAQAENARLKAQLRKAEVELSMTRTALEIMGKAPRALGADLRERGHRPAAREALMNTHVVAVIGVVPTRQAAALTGVARATATRAASRARRPDPEPPSARPAPANKLSSVERSLVLSTLNSDEFVDKPPLQIYPILLERGEYVGSVSTMYRVLREHTQVRERRRLATHPPRKVPELIATAVGQVYTWDITKLAGPVKGTYYDAYVMIDIFSRYIVGAIVHACEDGLLAKEMMTDAFGIHGTPEVVHSDGGPSMTSKTVRTLLADLGVTASRSRPHVSNDNPYSEALFKTMKYLPVFPDRFVSLAHARQFLDEFVHAYNHHHRHTGIGMHTPADVHYGHADAIDRDRDATLEAARRAHPERFTTRQTRPKILDRDPAAWINQPPTDEIQLAA, via the exons ATGAGTTTGAGTTCCCCGGTCGCGGTCGTCGCGGCCGATGATGGAGTCGTGAGCGCACCCTCGATCCCGGACGGGCCGACGCGTCGGCGTTCGTTCTCGCCGGGCCAGAAGTTGCAGTACCTGTCCGAGTACGAGGTCGCGTGCGAGACGGGTGAGGGCGCGGGATACCTGCGCCGACATGGCCTGTACTCGTCGCTGATCTCGGAGTGGCGCAAGCAGCGCGACGCGGGTCTGCTGGAGGGCAAGAACCCCGGCGAAGCGGTCGGTCGTCCCAGCGCCGCGCAGGCCGAGAACGCCCGGTTGAAGGCGCAACTGCGGAAGGCCGAGGTGGAGTTGTCGATGACGCGGACGGCGTTGGAGATCATGGGAAAAGCGC CACGCGCTCTTGGGGCAGATCTCCGAGAGCGCGGACACCGACCCGCGGCGCGGGAAGCGCTCATGAACACCCACGTTGTTGCCGTGATTGGTGTCGTGCCGACCCGGCAGGCGGCAGCCCTGACCGGCGTGGCGCGTGCGACCGCGACCCGCGCCGCCTCCCGCGCACGCCGACCGGACCCCGAGCCGCCGTCGGCTCGTCCTGCCCCAGCGAACAAGCTCTCGAGCGTCGAGCGGTCGCTGGTGCTGTCCACGCTCAACAGTGACGAGTTCGTCGACAAGCCGCCGTTGCAGATCTATCCCATCCTGCTCGAGCGCGGCGAATACGTGGGCTCGGTCTCGACCATGTATCGGGTGCTGCGCGAGCACACGCAGGTACGGGAGCGGCGCCGGCTCGCGACCCATCCGCCGCGGAAGGTGCCGGAGCTGATCGCGACCGCCGTCGGGCAGGTCTATACCTGGGACATCACGAAACTCGCCGGCCCTGTCAAAGGCACGTACTACGACGCGTACGTGATGATCGACATCTTCTCCCGCTACATCGTCGGCGCCATCGTGCACGCCTGCGAGGACGGCCTACTCGCCAAGGAGATGATGACCGACGCGTTCGGGATCCACGGCACCCCCGAGGTCGTGCACTCCGACGGCGGCCCCTCGATGACGTCGAAGACCGTCCGCACCCTGCTCGCCGATCTCGGCGTGACCGCGTCCCGCTCCCGACCGCACGTGTCCAATGACAACCCCTACTCCGAAGCGCTGTTCAAGACGATGAAGTACCTGCCCGTCTTCCCCGACCGGTTCGTCTCCCTCGCCCACGCACGGCAGTTCCTGGACGAATTCGTGCACGCCTACAACCACCACCACCGGCACACCGGCATCGGCATGCACACGCCCGCCGACGTGCACTACGGGCACGCCGACGCCATCGACCGCGACCGAGACGCCACACTCGAGGCCGCCCGCCGCGCCCACCCCGAACGGTTCACGACGCGACAGACGCGACCGAAGATCCTCGACCGAGACCCGGCCGCGTGGATCAACCAGCCACCAACCGACGAGATCCAACTCGCCGCCTAA
- a CDS encoding TM2 domain-containing protein — MSVSPPPAPYMAPPVPAAADASDDGKSFLVTWLLSLLVGIFGVDRFYLGKVGTGLLKLFTFGGLGIWYLVDLILILAGAMRDKAGHRLDGYDKTKLIAWIVTGALVLVGGISGAVNGASGEASGGGTSRAGVVDGLEKTADVAEELVDGAPEDAAAEATPAVEEPAESASWANSTWGEFAPIQQSGAGDTIIDLPAGATGGVVVATHNGSSNFAVSVLDANNGSTGELLVNTIGAYSGTTAWGISALGDAVKLQVTADGDWTFDIRPMGSAPALAAEGVGDAVFVYDGDAASLTAAHTGSSNFVVMQENSDVFNLGLLVNEIGTYSGTVPLSSGPSVVTIRADGNWSLAVG, encoded by the coding sequence ATGTCCGTTTCACCCCCTCCTGCGCCGTACATGGCGCCTCCCGTCCCGGCCGCGGCCGATGCGTCAGACGACGGCAAGTCGTTCCTCGTCACCTGGCTGCTCTCGCTGCTGGTCGGCATCTTCGGCGTCGATCGCTTCTATCTCGGCAAGGTCGGCACCGGACTGCTCAAGCTGTTCACCTTCGGCGGGCTCGGCATCTGGTACCTGGTCGACCTGATCCTGATCCTCGCGGGTGCGATGCGCGACAAGGCTGGTCATCGACTCGACGGCTACGACAAGACCAAGCTCATCGCCTGGATCGTCACCGGCGCGCTCGTGCTCGTGGGCGGCATCTCCGGCGCGGTCAACGGTGCGTCCGGAGAGGCATCCGGCGGTGGCACCTCGCGAGCCGGGGTGGTCGACGGACTCGAGAAGACCGCGGACGTCGCCGAAGAACTCGTGGACGGCGCGCCTGAGGATGCTGCCGCTGAGGCGACACCCGCCGTCGAAGAGCCGGCCGAGAGCGCATCCTGGGCGAACAGCACCTGGGGCGAGTTCGCGCCGATCCAGCAGTCCGGTGCAGGCGACACCATCATCGACCTTCCGGCCGGTGCGACCGGAGGCGTCGTGGTCGCCACGCACAACGGGTCGAGCAACTTCGCCGTCAGCGTGCTCGATGCGAACAACGGATCGACCGGTGAACTGCTCGTCAACACGATCGGTGCATACAGCGGCACGACGGCATGGGGCATCTCCGCCCTCGGCGATGCAGTGAAGCTGCAGGTGACCGCGGACGGTGATTGGACCTTCGATATTCGGCCGATGGGCTCGGCTCCCGCGCTTGCGGCCGAAGGCGTGGGCGACGCGGTGTTCGTCTACGACGGCGATGCAGCGTCGCTCACCGCCGCGCACACCGGATCGAGCAACTTCGTCGTGATGCAGGAGAACTCGGACGTGTTCAACCTCGGACTGCTGGTCAACGAGATCGGCACCTATAGCGGCACCGTGCCGCTTTCGAGCGGTCCTTCCGTGGTCACGATACGGGCGGACGGCAACTGGAGCCTCGCCGTCGGCTGA
- a CDS encoding class I SAM-dependent DNA methyltransferase codes for MAARTKVDTAPSTMKELKDTLWKAADKLRGSMDASQYKDVILGLVFLKYVSDAFDERRGQIRSELAADDYDEEQIAELIDDTDEYTGRGVFWVPANARWSYLAENAKGLGPSIGEAEKSVGLLVDEAMDAVMQANPQLNGTLPRIFNRDSVDQRRLGELVDLFNSARFTGQGKGGADGRRARDLLGEVYEYFLEKFAAAEGKRGGEFYTPASVVRVLVELLQPTKGRVYDPACGSGGMFVQAEKFIDAHHGEGSDISVYGQELNERTWRMAKMNLAIHGLNGNLGARWQDTFARDLHPDVEFDYVMANPPFNIKDWARDESDPRWRYGVPPAGNANYAWIQHILSKLAPGGTAGVVMANGSMSSNSGGEGAIRAEIVEADLVSCMVALPTQLFRSTGIPVCVWFFAKDKGALLEPVEGSRGGSIDRTGQVLFIDARNLGHMVDRAERALSDEDIAKIAHTYHAWRGIPSPARTPNDSAPDAPTPEASTREASTREASTRVVERAEGETKRAERAERDEASFEPYENIPGFAYSATLAEIKAADYALTPGRYVGAAEVEDDGEPIEQKLARLKGELFSQFEESERLAAVVREQLGRVS; via the coding sequence ATGGCCGCACGCACGAAGGTCGACACCGCACCGTCGACGATGAAAGAGCTCAAGGACACGCTCTGGAAGGCCGCCGACAAGTTGAGGGGGTCGATGGATGCCTCACAGTACAAAGACGTCATCCTCGGGCTGGTGTTCCTGAAGTACGTCTCGGATGCATTCGACGAGCGCCGCGGCCAGATCCGCTCAGAGCTCGCGGCAGACGACTACGACGAGGAGCAGATCGCCGAACTCATCGACGACACCGATGAGTACACCGGCCGTGGCGTGTTCTGGGTGCCGGCGAATGCACGCTGGTCGTACCTGGCGGAGAACGCGAAGGGACTCGGCCCGTCGATAGGCGAGGCGGAGAAGTCGGTCGGTCTGCTTGTCGATGAGGCGATGGATGCTGTCATGCAGGCGAATCCGCAGCTCAACGGCACGCTCCCCCGTATCTTCAACCGCGACAGCGTCGACCAGCGCAGGCTGGGCGAGCTCGTCGACTTGTTCAACTCGGCACGATTCACAGGCCAGGGCAAGGGCGGTGCCGACGGACGCCGTGCGCGCGACCTGCTGGGCGAGGTGTACGAGTACTTCCTCGAGAAGTTCGCGGCGGCCGAGGGTAAGCGCGGCGGAGAGTTCTACACGCCGGCCAGTGTCGTGCGGGTGCTCGTCGAGCTTCTGCAGCCGACGAAGGGGCGCGTGTACGACCCGGCGTGCGGCTCGGGCGGCATGTTCGTGCAGGCCGAGAAGTTCATCGACGCGCACCACGGTGAGGGCTCGGACATCTCGGTGTACGGGCAGGAGCTCAACGAGCGCACCTGGCGGATGGCGAAGATGAATCTCGCGATCCACGGCCTGAACGGCAACCTCGGTGCGCGCTGGCAGGACACGTTCGCGCGCGATCTGCATCCCGACGTCGAGTTCGACTACGTCATGGCGAACCCGCCGTTCAATATCAAGGACTGGGCGCGTGATGAGTCCGACCCGCGTTGGCGCTACGGCGTGCCGCCGGCGGGCAACGCGAACTATGCGTGGATCCAGCACATCCTCTCCAAGCTCGCCCCGGGAGGCACCGCCGGCGTCGTGATGGCGAACGGGTCGATGTCGTCGAACTCAGGCGGTGAGGGCGCGATCCGCGCCGAGATCGTGGAAGCGGATCTCGTCTCGTGCATGGTGGCACTGCCGACGCAGCTGTTCCGCTCGACCGGCATTCCGGTGTGCGTGTGGTTCTTCGCGAAGGATAAAGGAGCGCTCCTTGAGCCTGTCGAAGGGTCGCGTGGCGGCTCGATCGACCGCACCGGCCAGGTGCTCTTCATCGACGCTCGCAACCTCGGCCATATGGTCGACCGTGCCGAGCGCGCGCTGTCGGATGAGGACATCGCAAAGATCGCCCACACCTACCACGCCTGGCGCGGCATACCTTCCCCTGCGCGGACGCCGAATGACTCCGCGCCGGACGCCCCCACGCCGGAAGCCTCCACGCGGGAAGCCTCCACGCGGGAAGCCTCCACGCGGGTCGTTGAGCGAGCCGAAGGCGAGACGAAACGCGCTGAGCGAGCGGAGCGAGACGAAGCGTCATTCGAGCCCTACGAGAATATCCCCGGCTTCGCTTACTCCGCCACCCTCGCCGAGATCAAAGCCGCCGACTACGCCCTGACGCCAGGCCGCTACGTCGGCGCCGCCGAGGTCGAGGACGACGGCGAGCCGATCGAGCAGAAGCTCGCGCGGCTGAAGGGCGAGTTGTTCTCGCAGTTCGAGGAGTCCGAGCGGTTGGCTGCGGTTGTTCGTGAGCAGTTGGGGCGGGTCTCGTGA